One part of the Flavobacteriales bacterium genome encodes these proteins:
- the gldG gene encoding gliding motility-associated ABC transporter substrate-binding protein GldG, protein MTKRKSPITRHLIEIIAVLAIIILVNFISKNKYARLDLTEDKIHTLSDRTVTFFEEELDGVVNIEIYLDGEFPAHVQKLQNAVKEKLEEFKAYSKHKIKYKFINPNKDKALADDLKRTIYEDGIYPMYLVDRSEGSEEKIEFWPGAIIRYKDQQTAVNFLQIGNYLVSAPQVNAGINQLEYSFIKSFWDLTKKKRHTISFLRGHGELDNADARMIRDQLLEFYNVDTVQIRKYLPKDSVIKEDIHALDQSDALIIAKPQQPFNEKEKYLIDQFIMQGKKVFWLIDMVQVPEDSLAIDKFIYSSPIDLNIDDMLFKYGVRVNKDLITDANCGATWRRDNYKPLYNWFLYPRVGSNHITMQNVAPVILKYVNSIEAVGTPNINKTVILETSKDYKKMPSRFRVSYDFLDGYNPTLSQQVKDVAQLPLGYILEGEFDSHYKGRITNTFIENKSSKFKDKSKPNKMVVIGDGDVIRNELGQTQKGNLVPYRLEFDPMVRDNAGNLVPYHGNGIFFLNLVDYMMGNDYLIPLRSRMKTQRLLNRKAISLERTKWQVINLVIPIFIVVILGLIQLMIRKRKYTA, encoded by the coding sequence ATGACCAAAAGAAAATCTCCTATAACACGACATTTAATTGAAATAATAGCGGTTTTAGCCATTATTATTTTAGTGAATTTCATTAGTAAAAATAAATATGCTCGTCTGGATTTAACAGAAGATAAAATTCATACATTATCTGATCGAACCGTTACTTTTTTTGAAGAAGAATTGGACGGTGTTGTCAATATTGAAATCTATTTAGATGGAGAGTTCCCTGCTCATGTCCAAAAACTTCAAAACGCAGTTAAGGAAAAACTAGAGGAATTTAAAGCTTATTCTAAACATAAAATCAAATATAAATTCATTAACCCTAATAAAGATAAGGCTTTGGCTGATGATCTAAAACGAACAATATATGAAGATGGTATTTACCCTATGTATTTAGTCGATCGCTCTGAAGGGTCTGAAGAAAAAATAGAATTCTGGCCTGGAGCAATTATCCGCTATAAAGACCAACAAACTGCTGTCAACTTTTTACAAATTGGAAATTACTTGGTTTCTGCTCCTCAAGTCAATGCTGGAATTAACCAATTGGAGTACTCTTTTATTAAAAGTTTTTGGGATTTAACTAAGAAAAAAAGACACACCATATCTTTCCTCAGAGGTCATGGAGAATTGGATAATGCTGATGCTAGAATGATTAGAGATCAACTCCTTGAATTTTATAATGTTGATACTGTTCAAATCAGAAAATATCTTCCAAAAGATTCTGTAATTAAAGAAGACATCCATGCTTTAGATCAATCTGATGCCTTGATTATTGCTAAACCTCAACAGCCTTTTAACGAGAAAGAAAAATATCTAATTGATCAATTTATTATGCAAGGAAAAAAGGTCTTTTGGTTGATTGATATGGTTCAAGTTCCTGAAGATAGTTTAGCGATTGATAAATTTATCTACAGCTCTCCAATCGACTTAAATATCGATGATATGTTGTTTAAATATGGGGTTCGAGTGAATAAAGATTTAATTACGGATGCTAATTGTGGAGCTACCTGGAGAAGAGATAATTACAAACCGCTTTACAATTGGTTTTTATACCCTCGAGTAGGTTCTAATCACATTACTATGCAAAACGTGGCTCCTGTTATACTTAAATATGTCAATTCGATAGAAGCTGTTGGAACCCCGAACATCAATAAAACAGTAATTTTAGAAACCTCTAAAGATTATAAAAAAATGCCTTCTAGATTTAGAGTCAGTTACGACTTTTTAGATGGCTACAACCCTACTTTAAGTCAACAAGTTAAAGATGTGGCACAATTACCTTTAGGATATATTTTAGAGGGTGAATTTGACTCTCACTACAAAGGGCGAATAACGAATACTTTTATTGAGAACAAGTCTTCTAAATTTAAAGATAAAAGTAAACCTAATAAGATGGTGGTCATTGGTGATGGTGATGTTATTCGAAACGAATTGGGGCAAACACAAAAAGGAAATCTAGTGCCTTACCGTTTAGAATTTGATCCTATGGTACGTGACAATGCAGGAAACCTTGTTCCTTACCACGGTAACGGAATTTTCTTCTTAAACTTAGTAGATTATATGATGGGGAACGATTATTTAATTCCGCTCCGTTCACGTATGAAAACGCAACGTTTATTGAATCGTAAGGCCATTTCCTTAGAAAGAACCAAATGGCAGGTTATAAATCTTGTGATTCCTATATTTATTGTTGTAATTTTGGGACTTATTCAATTAATGATAAGAAAAAGAAAATATACTGCGTAA